Proteins from a single region of Gambusia affinis linkage group LG12, SWU_Gaff_1.0, whole genome shotgun sequence:
- the ptbp2b gene encoding polypyrimidine tract-binding protein 2b isoform X2 translates to MDGDVAVGVKRGSDELNMYSSSPNSMTANGSDSKKQRLDESPPSRVLHIRKLPNEVTETEVIALGLPFGKVTNILMLKGKNQAFLELGTEEAAITMVNYYTAVTPQVRNTPVFIQYSNHKELKTDSALNQRAQAVLQAVSAVQDGSSPSSDQGVLELAPPPSPVLRIIIDNMFYPVTLDVLQQIFSKFGTVMKIITFTKNNQFQALLQFSDPVNAQQAKLSLDGQNIYNSCCTLRIDFSKLVNLNVKYNNDKSRDYTRPDLPTGDGESTNKDHSLLGTPSGALASYSSGGGYSSSLSLSQGGGAISPLSAAAAAAAAAGRVALSGSGVSGVLLASNLNEEMVTPQSLFTLFGVYGDVQRVKILYNKKDSALIQLSDGNQAQLAMSHLNGQKVFGKVMRVTLSKHQTVALPREGLDDQLLTKDFSGSPLHRFKKPGSKNFQNIFPPSATLHLSNIRDGVGEDDLRRLFSNSGGTVKAFKFFQDRKMALIQMSSVEEAIQALIDLHNYDMGGNHHLKVSFSKSTI, encoded by the exons ATGGACGG TGATGTTGCAGTTGGTGTGAAG AGAGGCTCAGATGAGCTGAACATGTATAGTAGCAGCCCCAACTCAATGACAG CAAACGGTAGTGACAGTAAGAAACAGCGCTTGGACGAGTCCCCTCCCTCCAGAGTGCTCCACATCCGAAAACTTCCCAACGAAGTGACAGAAACAGAGGTCATTGCTCTCGGCCTGCCCTTTGGAAAGGTCACCAACATTCTGATGCTGAAGGGAAAAAACCAG gCATTTCTAGAGTTGGGTACAGAGGAAGCAGCCATCACTATGGTGAACTACTACACAGCTGTGACACCACAG GTCAGAAATACTCCGGTCTTCATCCAATATTCTAACCACAAAGAACTGAAAACAGATTCAGCTCTGAACCAG AGAGCCCAGGCTGTCCTGCAGGCGGTGTCAGCTGTCCAGGATGGCAGCTCTCCATCCTCTGACCAGGGCGTGTTGGAGCTCGCTCCGCCCCCCAGCCCTGTGCTGCGAATTATTATCGACAACATGTTTTATCCTGTAACACTGGATGTTTTACAACAG attttcagcaaGTTTGGCACCGTTATGAAGATTATAACCTTCACTAAGAACAACCAGTTTCAGGCTCTTCTGCAGTTCAGTGACCCAGTCAATGCTCAACAAGCTAAACTG TCGTTGGATGGACAGAACATCTATAATTCGTGCTGCACTCTGCGGATAGACTTCAGTAAACTGGTCAACCTcaatgttaaatacaacaatgaTAAAAGTCGTGATTACACCAGACCCGACCTTCCGACAGGAGACGGAGAGTCAACCAACAAGGATCATTCTTTACTGG GTACCCCATCTGGAGCACTAGCTTCCTACTCTAGTGGAGGAGGCTACTCAtcatctctctccctctcacagGGTGGAG GAGCCATCAGTCCCCTGAGCGCCgcagcggcggcggcagcggcgGCAGGTCGCGTCGCTCTCTCTGGGTCCGGAGTGTCAGGTGTCCTGTTGGCGTCCAACCTGAATGAAGAG ATGGTCACGCCTCAAAGTCTCTTTACCCTCTTCG GCGTCTATGGTGATGTCCAGAGGGTGAAGATCCTCTACAACAAAAAGGACAGCGCTCTGATTCAGCTTTCTGATGGCAACCAGGCTCAGCTTG CAATGAGCCACCTGAATGGCCAGAAGGTGTTTGGTAAAGTGATGAGAGTAACTCTGTCGAAACATCAGACGGTAGCCTTGCCCAGAGAAGGACTGGACGACCAGTTACTCACCAAAG ATTTTTCTGGCTCCCCCCTCCATCGCTTTAAGAAGCCAGGATCTAAAAACTTCCAGAACATCTTTCCTCCATCTGCAACACTTCACCTCTCCAACATCAG GGATGGAGTCGGAGAAGACGATCTCCGCCGCCTGTTTTCCAACAGCGGAGGAACCGTCAAGGCCTTTAAGTTTTTTCA GGACCGTAAGATGGCGTTGATCCAGATGTCGTCGGTGGAGGAAGCGATTCAGGCTCTGATTGACCTTCACAACTATGACATGGGAGGAAATCACCATCTTAAAGTTTCCTTTTCGAAGTCCACCATCTAA
- the ptbp2b gene encoding polypyrimidine tract-binding protein 2b isoform X1: MVMTLYSIGFMRGIKPRLLWTKRNISDDVAVGVKRGSDELNMYSSSPNSMTANGSDSKKQRLDESPPSRVLHIRKLPNEVTETEVIALGLPFGKVTNILMLKGKNQAFLELGTEEAAITMVNYYTAVTPQVRNTPVFIQYSNHKELKTDSALNQRAQAVLQAVSAVQDGSSPSSDQGVLELAPPPSPVLRIIIDNMFYPVTLDVLQQIFSKFGTVMKIITFTKNNQFQALLQFSDPVNAQQAKLSLDGQNIYNSCCTLRIDFSKLVNLNVKYNNDKSRDYTRPDLPTGDGESTNKDHSLLGTPSGALASYSSGGGYSSSLSLSQGGGAISPLSAAAAAAAAAGRVALSGSGVSGVLLASNLNEEMVTPQSLFTLFGVYGDVQRVKILYNKKDSALIQLSDGNQAQLAMSHLNGQKVFGKVMRVTLSKHQTVALPREGLDDQLLTKDFSGSPLHRFKKPGSKNFQNIFPPSATLHLSNIRDGVGEDDLRRLFSNSGGTVKAFKFFQDRKMALIQMSSVEEAIQALIDLHNYDMGGNHHLKVSFSKSTI, encoded by the exons ATGGTGATGACCTTATATAGTATAGGGTTTATGCGTGGGATCAAGCCGCGTCTGTTGTGGACAAAACGTAACATTTCAGA TGATGTTGCAGTTGGTGTGAAG AGAGGCTCAGATGAGCTGAACATGTATAGTAGCAGCCCCAACTCAATGACAG CAAACGGTAGTGACAGTAAGAAACAGCGCTTGGACGAGTCCCCTCCCTCCAGAGTGCTCCACATCCGAAAACTTCCCAACGAAGTGACAGAAACAGAGGTCATTGCTCTCGGCCTGCCCTTTGGAAAGGTCACCAACATTCTGATGCTGAAGGGAAAAAACCAG gCATTTCTAGAGTTGGGTACAGAGGAAGCAGCCATCACTATGGTGAACTACTACACAGCTGTGACACCACAG GTCAGAAATACTCCGGTCTTCATCCAATATTCTAACCACAAAGAACTGAAAACAGATTCAGCTCTGAACCAG AGAGCCCAGGCTGTCCTGCAGGCGGTGTCAGCTGTCCAGGATGGCAGCTCTCCATCCTCTGACCAGGGCGTGTTGGAGCTCGCTCCGCCCCCCAGCCCTGTGCTGCGAATTATTATCGACAACATGTTTTATCCTGTAACACTGGATGTTTTACAACAG attttcagcaaGTTTGGCACCGTTATGAAGATTATAACCTTCACTAAGAACAACCAGTTTCAGGCTCTTCTGCAGTTCAGTGACCCAGTCAATGCTCAACAAGCTAAACTG TCGTTGGATGGACAGAACATCTATAATTCGTGCTGCACTCTGCGGATAGACTTCAGTAAACTGGTCAACCTcaatgttaaatacaacaatgaTAAAAGTCGTGATTACACCAGACCCGACCTTCCGACAGGAGACGGAGAGTCAACCAACAAGGATCATTCTTTACTGG GTACCCCATCTGGAGCACTAGCTTCCTACTCTAGTGGAGGAGGCTACTCAtcatctctctccctctcacagGGTGGAG GAGCCATCAGTCCCCTGAGCGCCgcagcggcggcggcagcggcgGCAGGTCGCGTCGCTCTCTCTGGGTCCGGAGTGTCAGGTGTCCTGTTGGCGTCCAACCTGAATGAAGAG ATGGTCACGCCTCAAAGTCTCTTTACCCTCTTCG GCGTCTATGGTGATGTCCAGAGGGTGAAGATCCTCTACAACAAAAAGGACAGCGCTCTGATTCAGCTTTCTGATGGCAACCAGGCTCAGCTTG CAATGAGCCACCTGAATGGCCAGAAGGTGTTTGGTAAAGTGATGAGAGTAACTCTGTCGAAACATCAGACGGTAGCCTTGCCCAGAGAAGGACTGGACGACCAGTTACTCACCAAAG ATTTTTCTGGCTCCCCCCTCCATCGCTTTAAGAAGCCAGGATCTAAAAACTTCCAGAACATCTTTCCTCCATCTGCAACACTTCACCTCTCCAACATCAG GGATGGAGTCGGAGAAGACGATCTCCGCCGCCTGTTTTCCAACAGCGGAGGAACCGTCAAGGCCTTTAAGTTTTTTCA GGACCGTAAGATGGCGTTGATCCAGATGTCGTCGGTGGAGGAAGCGATTCAGGCTCTGATTGACCTTCACAACTATGACATGGGAGGAAATCACCATCTTAAAGTTTCCTTTTCGAAGTCCACCATCTAA